The Sphingomicrobium sp. genome has a window encoding:
- the rpoC gene encoding DNA-directed RNA polymerase subunit beta' translates to MNELTNFANPVAKPETFDEIKIGIASPDKIRSWSFGEIKKPETINYRTFKPERDGLFCARIFGPIKDYECLCGKYKRMKYKGIVCEKCGVEVTVSKVRRERMGHIELAAPVAHIWFLKSLPSRIGLLLDMQLKQLERILYFESYVVIEPGLTALEKYQLLTEDELLAAQDEYGEDAFSAGIGAEAVKHMLMDLDLEGERTALLDELATTKSELKPKKIIKRLKVVESFLESGNRPEWMILEVIPVIPPELRPLVPLDGGRFATSDLNDLYRRVINRNNRLKRLMELRAPDIIVRNEKRMLQEAVDALFDNGRRGRTITGANKRPLKSLSDMLKGKQGRFRQNLLGKRVDYSGRSVIVTGPELKLHQCGLPKKMALELFKPFIYSRLDAKGLSMTLKQAKKWVEKERKEVWDILDEVIREHPVLLNRAPTLHRLGIQAFEPVLIEGKAIQLHPLVCAAFNADFDGDQMAVHVPLSLEAQLEARVLMMSTNNILSPANGKPIIVPSQDMVLGLYYLSLEKENEPGQGMLLADMAEVHQALAAGAVTLHSKIVSRVPQTDEQGNTYMKRFETTPGRMLLGETLPKSHKVPFETVNRVLTKKEIGDVIDTVYRHTGQKETVLFADGIMQLGFRHAFAAGISFGKDDMVIPAAKESLVEETRALVKDYEQQYQDGLITQQEKYNKVIDAWSRCGDQVASAMMKEIQATPVLDNGRQADLNSIYMMAHSGARGSQAQIKQLAGMRGLMAKPSGEIIETPIISNFKEGLTVLEYFNSTHGARKGLADTALKTANSGYLTRRLVDVSQDAVIIEEDCGTEQALEMRAIVQGGAVIASLADRILGRTTAEDIVDAKSGDTIIPEGELLDEAMVARVEELGVQGVKIRSPLVCAAKQGVCAKCYGRDLARGTPVNIGEAVGVIAAQSIGEPGTQLTMRTFHIGGAAQLNEQSNLEAPVDGTIEFRDMPTITDPRGRHLSLSRSGEIAILDMDGRELSTHRVPYGAHLLCESGHIVSRGDRIAEWDPSFSPVVTEKAGTVKYQDLIENRTMTEQVDESTGITQRVVTEDTGSKSKKEALHPRLTLTGAKAEEAGVYRLAAGAIVAVEDGQQVEAGEVLARMPREAARTRDITGGLPRVAELFEARKPKENAIIAKVSGKVSFLRDYKAKRKIAIVPDDGSEPVEYLVPKSKLIEVQEGDFVKRGDNLVGGSPDPHDILEVLGVVALAEYLVSEIQEVYRLQGVKINDKHIEVIVRQMLQKVEITDGGDTTLLAGEQVDREEMDEVNSKLTKGQKKAEGKPVLLGITKASLQTRSFISAASFQETTRVLTEAAVQGKVDTLNGLKENVIVGRLIPAGTGAGMNRMRVAASSRDTALRAAQRRMAEALVAPDSAEELRAAELARSPRDDTAGIGEDPLAEVTPSGHGTDADAGDYLQS, encoded by the coding sequence ATGAACGAACTGACGAACTTCGCGAACCCGGTGGCCAAGCCGGAGACCTTCGACGAGATCAAGATCGGCATCGCTTCGCCCGACAAGATCCGCAGCTGGTCCTTCGGCGAGATCAAGAAGCCGGAGACGATCAACTACCGCACGTTCAAGCCTGAACGTGACGGCCTGTTCTGCGCGCGCATCTTCGGTCCGATCAAGGACTATGAGTGCCTGTGCGGCAAGTACAAGCGCATGAAGTACAAGGGCATCGTCTGCGAAAAGTGCGGCGTGGAAGTGACCGTCTCGAAGGTCCGCCGCGAGCGCATGGGCCACATCGAGCTCGCCGCGCCGGTCGCCCACATCTGGTTCCTGAAGAGCCTTCCGAGCCGCATCGGCCTGCTGCTCGACATGCAGCTCAAGCAGCTTGAGCGCATCCTCTACTTCGAGAGCTATGTCGTCATCGAGCCGGGCCTGACCGCGCTCGAAAAGTACCAGCTGCTGACCGAGGACGAACTCCTCGCGGCGCAGGACGAATATGGCGAGGACGCCTTCTCGGCCGGGATCGGCGCCGAGGCCGTCAAGCACATGCTGATGGACCTCGACCTCGAAGGCGAGCGCACTGCGCTTCTCGACGAGCTGGCGACGACCAAGTCGGAGCTGAAGCCCAAAAAGATCATCAAGCGCCTCAAGGTCGTCGAGAGCTTCCTCGAATCCGGCAACCGTCCGGAGTGGATGATCCTGGAAGTCATCCCGGTCATCCCGCCCGAGCTTCGCCCGCTGGTGCCGCTGGACGGCGGCCGCTTCGCGACGTCGGACCTCAACGACCTCTACCGCCGCGTGATCAACCGTAACAACCGCCTCAAGCGGCTGATGGAGCTGCGCGCGCCGGACATCATCGTCCGCAACGAAAAGCGCATGCTGCAGGAAGCCGTCGACGCCTTGTTCGACAACGGCCGCCGCGGCCGCACGATCACCGGCGCCAACAAGCGTCCGCTGAAGTCGCTGTCCGACATGCTCAAGGGCAAGCAGGGCCGCTTCCGCCAGAACCTGCTCGGCAAGCGCGTCGACTATTCGGGCCGCTCGGTCATCGTCACCGGTCCGGAGCTCAAGCTCCACCAGTGCGGCCTGCCGAAGAAGATGGCGCTCGAGCTGTTCAAGCCGTTCATCTACTCGCGCCTTGACGCCAAGGGTCTGTCGATGACCCTCAAGCAGGCGAAGAAGTGGGTCGAAAAGGAGCGCAAGGAAGTCTGGGACATCCTCGACGAAGTCATTCGCGAGCACCCGGTCCTCCTGAACCGCGCGCCGACGCTTCACCGCCTCGGCATCCAGGCGTTCGAGCCGGTGCTCATCGAGGGCAAGGCGATCCAGCTTCACCCGCTGGTCTGCGCCGCGTTCAACGCCGACTTCGACGGCGACCAGATGGCCGTGCACGTTCCGCTGAGCCTCGAGGCCCAGCTGGAAGCGCGCGTCCTGATGATGTCGACCAACAACATCCTGTCGCCCGCGAACGGCAAGCCGATCATCGTCCCGTCGCAGGACATGGTCCTCGGCCTCTATTACCTCAGCCTCGAGAAGGAGAATGAGCCGGGCCAGGGCATGCTTCTCGCCGACATGGCGGAAGTGCACCAGGCGCTCGCCGCCGGCGCGGTCACGCTTCACAGCAAGATCGTGAGCCGCGTCCCGCAGACGGACGAGCAGGGCAACACCTACATGAAGCGCTTCGAGACGACGCCGGGCCGCATGCTGCTCGGCGAGACGCTCCCGAAGAGCCACAAGGTGCCGTTCGAGACGGTCAACCGGGTCCTGACCAAGAAGGAGATCGGCGATGTCATCGACACCGTCTATCGCCACACCGGCCAGAAGGAGACGGTGCTGTTCGCCGACGGCATCATGCAGCTCGGCTTCCGCCACGCGTTCGCGGCCGGCATTTCGTTCGGCAAGGACGACATGGTCATTCCGGCGGCCAAGGAGAGCCTGGTTGAGGAAACGCGCGCGCTCGTGAAGGATTACGAGCAGCAGTACCAGGACGGCCTGATCACCCAGCAGGAAAAGTACAATAAGGTGATCGACGCCTGGTCGCGTTGCGGCGACCAGGTCGCCAGCGCGATGATGAAGGAGATCCAGGCGACTCCGGTGCTCGACAACGGGCGCCAGGCGGACCTCAACTCCATCTACATGATGGCGCACTCCGGTGCCCGTGGTTCGCAGGCCCAAATCAAGCAGCTGGCGGGCATGCGCGGCCTGATGGCCAAGCCGTCGGGCGAGATCATCGAAACGCCGATCATCTCGAACTTCAAGGAAGGTCTGACCGTCCTTGAATATTTCAACTCGACCCACGGTGCCCGTAAGGGCCTTGCCGATACGGCGCTCAAGACGGCGAACTCGGGTTACCTGACCCGCCGTCTCGTCGATGTGTCGCAGGACGCCGTCATCATCGAGGAAGATTGCGGTACCGAGCAGGCGCTCGAAATGCGCGCGATCGTCCAGGGCGGCGCCGTCATCGCGTCGCTCGCGGACCGCATCCTCGGCCGCACGACGGCTGAGGACATCGTCGATGCGAAGAGCGGCGATACCATCATCCCCGAGGGCGAACTGCTCGACGAGGCGATGGTCGCCCGCGTCGAGGAGCTTGGCGTTCAGGGCGTGAAGATCCGCTCGCCGCTGGTCTGCGCGGCCAAGCAGGGCGTTTGCGCCAAGTGCTACGGCCGCGACCTCGCACGCGGTACGCCGGTCAACATCGGTGAGGCGGTCGGCGTCATTGCCGCCCAGTCGATCGGTGAGCCGGGCACCCAGCTGACGATGCGGACTTTCCACATCGGCGGCGCGGCGCAGCTCAACGAGCAGTCGAACCTCGAAGCGCCGGTCGACGGCACGATCGAGTTCCGCGACATGCCGACGATCACCGATCCGCGTGGCCGTCACCTGTCGCTGTCTCGCTCGGGCGAGATCGCGATCCTCGACATGGACGGGCGTGAGCTTTCGACGCACCGCGTTCCCTATGGCGCGCACCTGCTGTGCGAGAGCGGGCATATCGTCAGCCGCGGCGACCGCATCGCCGAGTGGGATCCGTCGTTCAGCCCGGTGGTCACCGAAAAGGCCGGTACGGTTAAGTACCAGGACCTGATCGAGAACCGGACCATGACGGAGCAGGTCGACGAGTCGACCGGCATCACCCAGCGCGTCGTCACCGAGGACACCGGCAGCAAGTCGAAGAAGGAAGCGCTTCACCCGCGCCTGACGCTGACCGGCGCCAAGGCCGAGGAAGCCGGCGTCTACCGTCTCGCGGCTGGCGCCATCGTCGCGGTCGAGGACGGCCAGCAGGTCGAAGCCGGCGAAGTGCTCGCTCGTATGCCGCGGGAAGCCGCGCGTACGCGTGACATCACCGGCGGTCTGCCGCGCGTCGCCGAGCTCTTCGAGGCCCGCAAGCCGAAGGAGAATGCGATCATCGCCAAGGTGTCGGGCAAGGTCAGCTTCCTGCGCGACTATAAGGCGAAGCGGAAGATCGCGATCGTTCCGGACGACGGTTCGGAACCGGTCGAGTATCTGGTGCCGAAGTCGAAGCTGATCGAGGTCCAGGAAGGCGACTTCGTGAAGCGCGGCGACAATCTCGTCGGCGGTTCACCCGATCCGCACGACATCCTGGAAGTGCTCGGCGTGGTCGCACTCGCCGAATATCTCGTGAGCGAGATCCAGGAAGTCTATCGACTCCAGGGCGTGAAGATCAACGACAAGCACATCGAGGTGATCGTTCGCCAGATGCTGCAGAAGGTCGAGATCACCGACGGCGGCGACACCACGCTGCTGGCCGGCGAGCAGGTCGATCGCGAGGAGATGGACGAGGTCAACTCCAAGCTGACCAAGGGCCAGAAGAAAGCCGAAGGAAAGCCGGTGCTGCTCGGCATCACCAAGGCGTCGCTGCAGACCCGCAGCTTCATCTCGGCGGCCTCGTTCCAGGAGACCACCCGCGTCCTCACCGAGGCGGCGGTCCAGGGCAAGGTCGATACGCTGAACGGTCTCAAGGAGAACGTGATCGTCGGTCGCCTCATCCCCGCCGGTACCGGCGCGGGCATGAACCGGATGCGCGTTGCGGCTTCGTCGCGCGATACGGCTCTTCGTGCGGCCCAGCGCCGCATGGCGGAAGCCCTC